The following are encoded together in the Bacteroidales bacterium MB20-C3-3 genome:
- a CDS encoding MarR family transcriptional regulator, giving the protein MILNKQVGVFLNLVHCKFKQFMNSIFAEHGFNLTAEQFLVMDTLWDEGIMSQQEIADIILKDKNSVTKLIDALEKKGLVIRIAGEEDRRQKMIHLTEKAVEVKEAITKIALESTDHIIKDIPKEELISFIKVLHKMADNIDSLSLNNEQ; this is encoded by the coding sequence ATGATTCTGAACAAACAGGTTGGAGTTTTTCTAAATCTTGTTCACTGTAAGTTCAAACAGTTTATGAATTCGATTTTTGCCGAACACGGATTCAATCTCACTGCTGAACAATTTTTGGTGATGGATACTCTTTGGGACGAAGGGATAATGTCACAGCAAGAGATAGCAGATATAATCCTGAAGGATAAAAATTCTGTGACAAAACTGATTGATGCCCTTGAAAAGAAGGGGCTTGTAATCAGAATAGCTGGAGAAGAGGATAGAAGACAGAAGATGATTCATCTTACTGAAAAGGCGGTTGAAGTTAAGGAGGCAATCACAAAAATTGCGCTTGAATCCACAGATCATATTATTAAAGATATACCAAAAGAAGAACTAATAAGTTTTATAAAAGTTCTTCATAAAATGGCAGACAATATTGATTCACTATCTTTAAATAATGAGCAATAA
- a CDS encoding formate/nitrite transporter family protein, which produces MSNNYLTPSEIVDYTEETGIKKAGMPVLRTLLLAFLAGVFIALASVGSNIISHNIENIGVAKYLAGLIFPTGLILVVIAGAELFTGNNLISIAALSGKVKWSKYFWNLIMVWLGNLVGSVFIALLIYLSGQLNYTDGLLGAYTIKVAALKTSLSFTEAFASGILCNLLVCLAVWMSYSTKDIAGKALVIFFPIWLFIASGYEHSVANMYYLTAGLLAKNNPDLVLKTGELMSFSAENLNNLTILNAFMDNLVPVTIGNLVGGALFIGAWYWWAYKKVSR; this is translated from the coding sequence ATGAGCAATAACTATTTAACACCATCAGAGATTGTTGACTACACTGAGGAAACAGGGATAAAAAAGGCAGGAATGCCAGTTTTAAGAACTCTCCTTCTTGCATTCTTAGCAGGTGTTTTTATTGCTCTTGCATCTGTAGGGAGCAATATCATATCACATAATATTGAAAATATAGGGGTAGCTAAATATCTCGCAGGACTGATCTTCCCAACAGGTCTGATTCTTGTGGTTATTGCCGGAGCAGAACTATTCACCGGAAACAACCTTATTTCCATTGCTGCTCTATCTGGCAAGGTAAAATGGAGCAAATATTTTTGGAATTTAATAATGGTATGGCTTGGAAATTTAGTGGGATCAGTTTTTATCGCATTACTTATCTATTTATCAGGACAATTAAATTACACAGATGGTCTGCTTGGTGCATATACTATTAAGGTAGCAGCATTAAAAACATCTCTATCATTTACTGAGGCTTTTGCATCTGGTATTCTATGTAATTTATTGGTATGTCTAGCAGTATGGATGTCATATTCAACTAAGGATATCGCTGGAAAAGCCCTTGTAATATTTTTCCCCATATGGCTCTTTATTGCATCCGGATATGAACACTCGGTCGCAAATATGTACTATCTCACTGCCGGCCTTTTAGCTAAAAACAACCCTGACTTAGTTTTAAAAACAGGTGAGTTGATGAGTTTCTCCGCTGAAAATCTTAATAATCTTACAATATTAAATGCCTTTATGGACAATCTCGTCCCGGTGACCATTGGAAATCTTGTGGGCGGGGCTCTATTTATTGGAGCCTGGTACTGGTGGGCATATAAAAAGGTATCCAGATAA
- the carB gene encoding carbamoyl-phosphate synthase (glutamine-hydrolyzing) large subunit: protein MIDNNIKKALILGSGALKIGEAGEFDYSGSQALKALREEGIETVLINPNIATVQTSEGVADKIYFLPVTPYFVEEVIKKEKPQGILLAFGGQTALNCGVELFRSGVFEKYNIKVLGTPVQSIIDTEDRELFVKKLDQIDVKTIKSHAVENFDHAKTAAEDLGYPVIIRAAYALGGLGSGFCNNEQELKVLCEKAFSYSPQVLVEKSLKGWKEIEYEVVRDRFDNCITVCNMENFDPLGIHTGESIVVAPSQTLTNSEYHLLRELAIKIVRHIGIVGECNVQYAFDPYSEDYRVIEVNARLSRSSALASKATGYPLAFVAAKLGLGYGLFDLKNSVTQTTPAFFEPALDYIVCKIPRWDLSKFQGVSREIGSSMKSVGEVMAIGRTFEEAIQKGLRMIGQGAHGFVANREISVPDIDKSLREPTDNRIFVISKAFKKGYTVDEIHELTKIDRWFLEKLYNIHNTSIELTEYNNISQLPVELLKKSKQQGFSDFQIGRLLYKESIDVDDASSIVRVFRKEHGIVPVVKQIDTLAAEFPAVTNYLYLTYNGKFNDVKYLGDKRSIIVLGSGAYRIGSSVEFDWCSVNALETIRKQGWRGVMINYNPETVSTDYDMCDRLYFDELTYERVMDIYELENPEGMIISVGGQIPNNLAIRLDKSDVKILGTTAKSIDNAEDRHKFSSMLDRLQIDQPRWKELTTLNDVFEFVSIVGYPVLVRPSYVLSGAAMNVCSNDSELEEFLKLATNVSKKHPVVVSEFIQNAKEIEFDAVAQNGDVIAYAISEHIEFAGVHSGDATIQFPPQKLYVETARRIKRIARKIAGELNISGPFNIQFLAKENDIKVIECNLRASRSFPFVSKVLKINFIELATKVMIGEKVEAPSKSAFDLDYVGIKASQFSFTRLQKADPVLGVDMASTGEVGCIGDDTNEAILKAMLSVGYKLPQKGILLSTGDAKQKAELLMACRLLRENGFQLYATGGTHKYLVENNIESTLVYWPSEKESKPQAMDLLHSRVVDFVVNIPKNLTQEELDNGYKIRRAATDLNIPLITNARLATAFIRSFSAISIDQIQIKSWDEYKS from the coding sequence ATGATTGACAATAACATAAAAAAAGCTTTAATTCTAGGATCCGGGGCTCTTAAAATTGGAGAGGCCGGTGAATTTGACTACTCAGGTTCTCAGGCTCTTAAAGCGCTTAGAGAGGAGGGAATTGAGACTGTATTAATAAACCCCAATATTGCAACTGTCCAAACCTCTGAGGGGGTTGCAGATAAAATTTATTTTCTTCCGGTAACACCATACTTTGTTGAAGAGGTAATAAAAAAAGAAAAGCCACAAGGAATTCTTCTGGCCTTTGGAGGTCAAACAGCACTTAATTGTGGTGTTGAATTATTCAGGTCGGGAGTTTTTGAAAAATACAATATTAAGGTACTTGGCACACCGGTTCAATCTATTATTGACACTGAAGACAGAGAGTTATTTGTTAAAAAACTGGATCAGATTGATGTCAAGACTATAAAAAGTCATGCAGTTGAAAATTTTGACCATGCTAAAACAGCCGCAGAAGATCTCGGATACCCGGTCATAATCAGAGCTGCCTATGCTTTAGGCGGTTTGGGAAGTGGTTTTTGCAACAATGAGCAAGAGCTTAAAGTCCTTTGTGAGAAGGCATTCTCTTACTCCCCTCAGGTCTTGGTTGAAAAGTCATTGAAAGGATGGAAAGAAATTGAGTATGAAGTAGTAAGGGATAGGTTTGACAACTGCATAACTGTTTGCAACATGGAGAATTTTGATCCACTTGGAATTCACACAGGTGAAAGCATAGTGGTCGCTCCTTCTCAAACACTTACAAATAGCGAATACCACCTGTTAAGAGAGCTTGCTATAAAAATTGTAAGGCATATAGGTATAGTTGGAGAGTGTAATGTACAATACGCTTTTGATCCATATTCAGAAGATTACAGGGTTATTGAGGTTAATGCAAGGCTAAGCAGGTCTTCTGCTCTTGCATCAAAAGCGACAGGATACCCACTTGCATTCGTTGCTGCTAAACTAGGTTTAGGATACGGATTATTTGACCTTAAAAACTCCGTCACTCAAACAACACCTGCTTTTTTTGAACCTGCACTTGATTATATTGTCTGCAAAATTCCAAGATGGGATCTCTCAAAATTTCAAGGTGTTTCAAGAGAGATTGGATCAAGCATGAAAAGTGTTGGTGAGGTTATGGCTATTGGAAGGACCTTTGAAGAGGCAATTCAAAAGGGACTGAGGATGATTGGACAAGGAGCTCATGGATTCGTTGCAAACAGGGAGATTTCTGTTCCTGATATTGACAAATCTTTAAGAGAACCTACTGACAACAGAATTTTTGTAATTTCAAAAGCTTTCAAAAAAGGCTATACTGTGGACGAAATTCACGAATTAACCAAAATAGACAGATGGTTTCTTGAGAAATTATACAATATTCACAATACATCTATTGAACTAACTGAATATAACAATATATCCCAATTACCTGTTGAACTCCTTAAAAAATCAAAACAACAGGGTTTTTCAGATTTTCAGATTGGCAGACTATTATACAAAGAATCTATAGATGTTGACGATGCTTCATCAATTGTAAGAGTCTTCAGAAAGGAGCACGGAATAGTGCCTGTTGTAAAACAAATTGACACATTAGCGGCTGAATTTCCTGCTGTTACAAATTATTTGTACCTGACATACAATGGTAAGTTTAACGATGTTAAATATCTCGGAGATAAAAGATCTATTATTGTTCTGGGCTCAGGAGCATATAGAATTGGGAGCTCTGTCGAGTTTGACTGGTGTAGTGTAAATGCTTTGGAAACAATTCGAAAGCAGGGATGGCGAGGAGTTATGATAAACTATAACCCAGAGACAGTATCAACTGACTATGATATGTGTGACAGGTTATATTTTGATGAACTCACTTATGAAAGAGTTATGGATATTTATGAGCTGGAAAATCCTGAAGGAATGATAATTTCAGTTGGTGGTCAAATTCCTAACAATTTAGCTATAAGATTAGATAAGAGCGATGTTAAAATCCTGGGGACAACTGCAAAAAGCATAGATAATGCAGAAGACAGGCATAAATTCTCATCTATGCTTGACAGACTTCAGATTGATCAGCCAAGATGGAAAGAGTTGACAACATTAAATGATGTATTTGAATTTGTCTCCATAGTAGGTTATCCGGTTCTTGTCAGACCATCATATGTCCTTTCCGGGGCTGCAATGAATGTTTGCTCAAATGACTCAGAACTGGAAGAATTTTTAAAATTGGCAACAAACGTTTCCAAAAAACATCCTGTTGTAGTATCTGAATTTATTCAAAACGCAAAAGAGATTGAATTTGATGCAGTTGCACAAAACGGAGATGTTATTGCTTACGCAATCTCAGAACATATTGAATTTGCCGGGGTTCACTCAGGAGATGCAACCATCCAGTTCCCTCCACAAAAACTATATGTTGAAACTGCCCGAAGAATTAAGAGAATTGCCAGAAAAATTGCAGGAGAGCTCAATATTTCCGGACCATTTAACATACAGTTTCTGGCAAAGGAGAATGACATAAAAGTTATTGAATGTAATCTGAGAGCATCCAGAAGTTTTCCATTTGTATCTAAGGTTCTTAAAATTAACTTTATTGAATTGGCAACAAAGGTGATGATTGGAGAGAAGGTAGAGGCGCCAAGTAAAAGTGCATTTGACTTAGATTATGTCGGTATAAAAGCATCACAGTTTTCCTTTACAAGACTTCAAAAAGCAGACCCGGTTCTGGGGGTAGATATGGCTTCAACTGGTGAGGTTGGTTGTATAGGAGATGATACAAACGAGGCAATCTTAAAAGCAATGCTTTCAGTTGGATACAAGCTCCCTCAAAAAGGGATTTTACTCTCAACAGGAGATGCAAAGCAGAAGGCAGAACTTCTTATGGCTTGCAGACTACTAAGGGAAAATGGCTTCCAGCTTTACGCTACCGGTGGAACTCATAAATACCTTGTTGAAAACAACATTGAATCAACCCTTGTATACTGGCCAAGTGAAAAAGAGAGTAAACCTCAGGCAATGGATCTTCTTCATTCAAGAGTGGTTGATTTTGTTGTTAATATTCCTAAAAACCTTACCCAGGAGGAGCTTGACAATGGATATAAAATAAGAAGAGCAGCGACAGATCTGAATATCCCTTTAATTACCAATGCAAGGTTGGCAACAGCTTTTATCAGGTCATTCTCTGCAATTTCAATAGATCAGATCCAGATTAAGAGCTGGGATGAATACAAATCATAA
- the carA gene encoding glutamine-hydrolyzing carbamoyl-phosphate synthase small subunit: MHKYKSATLFLEDGTEFSGYSFGNDQAIDGEVVFSTAMVGYPESLTDPSYSGQILCVTYPLVGNYGVPEETITNNLSSFYESEKIHVRGLIISDYSFSYSHWNASRSLDEWLKEQGIPGIFGIDTRELTKVLREKGSMLGKIVPEGTTLNTLEDPNLINQVDVVSCKEVLKYGSGLKRVVLVDCGVKHNIIRCFVNRGVEVIRVPWNYDFSTIEYDGLFISNGPGDPNHCVEAVINIQKAIEKEKPIFGICMGNQLLSKAAGASIFKLKYGHRSHNQPVRMFGTNRCYITSQNHGFAVDDSTLGSDWEPLFINMNDGTNEGIKHKSKPFFSCQFHPEASSGPTDTEFLFDDFIKLL, from the coding sequence ATGCACAAATACAAATCCGCAACACTCTTTCTTGAGGATGGAACAGAGTTTTCCGGCTACTCATTTGGAAACGACCAAGCCATTGATGGTGAGGTCGTTTTTTCTACAGCTATGGTTGGCTATCCTGAAAGTTTGACAGACCCCTCCTATTCCGGTCAAATCCTATGCGTAACTTATCCACTTGTAGGAAATTACGGAGTACCCGAAGAGACTATAACAAATAACCTATCTTCATTTTATGAATCAGAAAAAATTCATGTGAGAGGGTTAATCATATCTGATTATTCATTTTCCTACAGTCACTGGAATGCCTCAAGAAGCCTTGATGAGTGGCTAAAAGAACAAGGTATCCCGGGTATATTTGGCATTGACACAAGGGAGCTCACAAAAGTTCTGAGAGAAAAGGGATCAATGTTGGGTAAGATTGTTCCGGAGGGCACAACCTTGAACACATTAGAAGATCCTAATCTAATCAATCAGGTTGATGTAGTAAGCTGCAAAGAGGTACTCAAGTATGGGTCAGGATTAAAGAGAGTCGTGCTTGTAGATTGCGGAGTTAAACATAATATAATAAGGTGTTTTGTAAACCGGGGTGTTGAGGTTATCAGGGTTCCATGGAATTACGATTTCAGCACTATTGAATATGATGGACTGTTTATCTCTAATGGTCCGGGAGATCCCAATCATTGCGTTGAAGCTGTTATAAATATCCAAAAGGCCATAGAAAAAGAGAAACCTATTTTTGGTATTTGCATGGGTAATCAACTCTTGTCAAAAGCTGCTGGAGCATCAATTTTTAAACTTAAATACGGGCACAGAAGTCATAATCAGCCTGTAAGAATGTTTGGTACAAACAGATGTTATATTACATCCCAAAATCACGGTTTTGCAGTTGATGATTCTACATTGGGCAGTGATTGGGAACCATTGTTTATCAATATGAACGACGGGACAAATGAGGGGATTAAACATAAGAGTAAACCATTTTTCTCTTGTCAGTTCCACCCGGAAGCATCCAGCGGACCTACAGATACAGAATTCCTTTTTGATGACTTTATAAAACTCCTTTAG